AACATTAGAAGAGAAAATGGCCTGCAAAATCCACGCTATCCAAACGGATAATGGGGCTGAATTCACCAAAGTAACGCCTGGTGCTACAGGGCTTACTAGCTTTGAACAAGTCCTTTTTGATAAGGGGATAACGTATCTAAAAACTAGACCTTATTCTCCTTGGCAAAATGGTATAGTAGAACGTTCGCACCGGATTGATGGAGAACGTTTTTACCATAGACAAAAATTCCGTTCACTCGAAGAACTCATTCGGAAAAATCAACGTTACCAAAATCGATACAACAATATTGCGAAGCAAAAACATCATTTTCAATCACCTAATCAAGTAATGAAAGCCTATTTCCAGCAACTTCATTCCAATATGGTCAGCTAATCATCCATCGAAATCTCTTTTTGTAACATATGTTTGTGTTTTCTAGATTTTTGGAGCTAGCTCATTTTATTTTTTCATTGCACTACAATCTTTTTTTTGCTATATTAAGGAATAGTAATACTTTGTTAGGAGTGAAGAATGAGCGTGTTAAATAAAAAAAGAGTTATAGTTGGAGTTTTGCTATTATTATCAAGTTTTTTTATGATAGGCTATTACTCAGATTCATTAAAGGTGAATGTTAGTTGGCTTGTTTTCTTGTCATCATTGATTGTACTTTATTTTAGACAAGTAAAAAATTTTCAATTTCAGTGGTCGGCATCAATTACTGCAGTCATCTTAAGTTTATTTTGGATGGCTTCATCATATAATGGTGGACCCTATGGTGGGAATTTTCTTTTTAATAGTATCATTTTAATAGCAACTTTTTTTGCTATTACTGCATTTGTCTTACTATTAATACAAGAGTTGAAAACTGAATATAAGATTCAGAATCAAAATAAACCAAAATGGACCTTATTTGCGCTCTTTTCCCTAATTCCTTTTTTTGTATGGATGATGTCTTTTCTTGCCTATTTTCCAGCAAAAATGACTTTTGATTCTTACTTCCAATGGGCAATGGCTCACGGGGTTCGCCAATATAGTGAGTGGCACCCAATGTTACATACTTTATGGATACAAGCTACTAGTTTTATCTATAATTCACCTGCTAGTTATATTTTTTCACAAATAGTAGTTGTTTCATTAATTGTTGGTTATGCAATTTACACACTTGTAAAAATGGGCGCAAGCAAATGGATAGGGTTAGCTATTTCTATAGGCTATGCTATCTATCCTGTGGCAATGATTTATTCAGCTACAGCATGGAAGGATTTTCCTTTTGCAGCCTTTATTCTACTTTTCACAGTGCTTATTTTGAAAATAGTCCAATCTAATGGGCAATGGCTAAAAAATTGGTGGCACTTCGCAGCCTTTATTTTAGTAGCCTTTATTTGTATTAACTTAAGAAATAATGGGATTATGATAGTAGTAGTTTCCCTTGTTGTTTTACTTATCTTCATGAAAAATTATCGACTTATTATTGGGGGAGTATTAGTTGGAACTCTGGGACTGAATTTTTTATTCGGTTTTGTTATGACAAATGGTTTACATGCACAATCCAACCCATTAAATCAGGCTTTAGCAATTCCTTCACAACAAATTGGTGCAACTTTTTATAATGATGGAGACTTTACTCCAGAACTGAAAGAATATTTCACTTCTATTTTGCCAGAAGAAAACTGGAAAAAAGATTATAATCCATATACCGTGGATCCGATTAAACATGATGCTGAATATGATGCAACTGTTATTGAAGATGACTTTGGACTATATCTCAAAAACTGGTTTAAGCTACTTACACACAATTTTGGCATATATGTAGAAGCGTATCTGGATCAGATTGCGGTAATATGGCAGTTTGACTCACCAGATGATTACAAAGTATTTTTTGATACACCGGCAGATATTCAAGATACGCGATATGATGTAAAAGCATTTGCCCATTATTTTCCAGATGGATTATCTGAGGAAGAAATGAACAAATTAGGTTATAAAAAATACGAAGAAGAATATAAGAGTGTAACTGGAAAAGAGGCAATTAGTTACAATGAGTATAAAGAGAGAATTAAAGATTCTATCCAACCACTTATCTCTGAAACTAAATCTGCTAGTATAAAGAAAATAATGGATGGCATTTATATGAAAACAACGCAAGAATGGCAAAATTATTTACTAAAAGGAGCAATACCACTTCTTTTCCTTATAATTGCAATCGCATCTGTTTGTTTCCAAAGTTCGAAAAAAAGATTGCTTATATTTGCCCCAGTAATTATGGCCGTAATAACTATAGCAGTTGCTATGCCAGCGACAGACTATAGATATTGTTATAGTTTTGTCTTTACTGTGCCAATTGTGTTCTTTGCTACTAAATTAAGAATTATTGAGAAAAATGAAATCTAAGGAGAGAATTATATTGAATTTGAATGAAAAAGTGGCTGTACTTTTACCATGTTATAACGAAGAATTAACGATTGGTAAAGTGATTGATGATTTTAAGAAGAAGCTTCCTAATGCTGACATCTATGTATATGATAATAATTCTAAAGATAGAACGTTTGAGATAGCGCAAGAGCACGGGGCAATCGTTCGAAAAGAAATGCGCCAAGGTAAAGGTAATGTAGTTCGTTCTATGTTCGCTGATATTGAAGCTGATTACTATTTGATGGTCGATGGGGATGATACTTATCCGGCAGAATATTGTCATGAAATTTTAGAGGCACTTCGTAATAAAGAAGCAAATATGGTAATTGGTGATCGCTTGAGTAATGGAACTTATACAGAAGAAAACAAACGAAATTTTCATGACTTTGGTAATTCCCTTGTTCGTAACACCATTAATCGTATCTTTAAAAGTAATTTACGAGACATTATGACTGGTTATCGTGGCTTTGATCGTTACTTTGTTAAGACGATGCCAGTTTTAAGTCCTGGATTTGAAATTGAGACTGAAATGAGTATTCATGCTTTAGAGAATCGCTTTTTAGTGAAAGAAATTGAAATAGATTACCGCGACCGTCCAGAAGGTAGTGAATCAAAACTAAATACTTTCAGTGACGGGTTTAAAGTCATTATGACAATAATAAAATTGTTTAAGAATAGTCGCCCGTTCTTATTCTTTAATTTATTAGCTTCTTTATTTGTAATTATAGGTGTAATTATTGGCTTACCGGTAATTATTCAGTTTGCTCAAATTGGCTTAGTATTAAAATTCCCAAGTGCATTACTTGCGACTGGAATAATTTTGATGGGGATGCTGTTTTTCATCTGTGGTCTAATCCTTGATACAATTGCTCATCGAAATAGACAAATTTATTTCTTAGAACTGGTTAAATATCGTGAAAGAAACCCTATAGACTAATTCAGGTAAAATAAAAAAACGTATGAAATCTACTTTTGAGAAATAGATTTCATACGTTTTTTTATTTTTATATGAATTATTTTTTTGTTTTAGCATGAATTTCAGCATAAAGCTCATCTACTAATTTGGCAACATCATCTTTAATCTCAGGATGTTTTAGAGCAAATTGCATCGTTGTTTTGATAAAACCGAATTTATCGCCAACATCAAAACGTTCACCTTCGAAATCATAAGCGAAAACGCGTTGAATTTCGTTTAAGCTGTTTATTGCATCAGTTAATTGTATTTCGCCACCTGCACCAGGTTTTTGTGTTTCTAGAAAATCAAAAATCTGTGGTGTTAATAAATATCTTCCTAAAATAGCAAGATCGGATGGTGCAGCACTTGGATCTGGTTTTTCTACAAAGCCATTCACATTGTATAAGTCTTTACTGTACTCGTCAATTGGATCAATAATACCATAACGATAAGTCTCATCATGTGGTACGGTTTGAACTCCAATAATCGAGCTATGTGTTTTTTCATATTGTTGGATTAATTGCTTTGCACAAGGTGTTTTAGCTTGAACAATGTCATCACCAAGCATAACGATAAATGGTTCGTTGCCGACAAATCCGCGAGCCTGGAGAATAGCATCGCCAAGACCTTTAGGCTTAGATTGACGAATGAAGTGAAGATTTATATTCGTTGTTTCTTCAATTAAATGAAGTAATTCGAGCTTGTTTTTTTCACGTAAGTTGGATTCAAGCTCAGGTACAGAGTCAAAATGATCTTCAATAGCTCGTTTACCTTTACCTGTTACGATTAGAATATCTTCAATTCCAGATTCAACAGCTTCCTCTACAATATATTGAATGGTAGGTTTGTCAACGATTGGAAGGATTTCTTTTGGCATTGCTTTTGTAGCAGGGAGAAATCTAGTTCCTAATCCCGCTGCTGGTATAACTGCTTTTTTTACTTTCATTTAAACGCTCCTTTAAAATAATATTGCTCTAATAAACTTTATTATACGCCATTCATTGATAGCAATTCAAGTTGGACACTAAATAGCGTAGTTTTACTATGTTATCTTGACATTTAGGGCCATTTGTAATAGATTGAAGAAAGTAAATAAAAAAAGTATCATAATATTTGTGTCGTTAAAGAAACGAATGCAGGATCAGGAATGTCTGGTACTAATTGTTTAAGCATTGCTAAGGTTGCAAATGATTTTGACCTAGAAAAAGTACGGGCTTTTAAAGAAAGGTTCTTTGATGACTTAGATGGAAAGTCTGCTGAACGGATTGTGAAAGAACTTATTAAGTAAGTTTTAGCTTTTAAAATGTGGTATAATAAACACTGTTAAAAAAACAGTTAAAGGAGATTAGAGAATGATATACGCTCAAATTTTAGCTGGAGGAAAAGGTACGCGAATGGGTAACGTTAGCATGCCGAAACAATTTCTACCTCTAAATGGTAAACCAACTATTGTTCATACGGTAGAAAAATTTATTTTAAATACTCGTTTTGATAAAATTCTTATTTCTTCACCAAAAGAATGGATGAATCATGCAGAGGACAACATTAAAAAATATATTTCTGATGACCGTATTGTGGTAATTGAAGGCGGAGAAGACAGAAATGAAACAATTATGAATGGGATTCGTTTTGTGGAAAAAACATATGGCTTAACTGATGAGGATGTCATTGTTACACATGATGCAGTTCGTCCGTTTTTAACACATCGAATTATTGAAGAAAATATTGATGCGGCACTTGAAACAGGAGCTGTTGACACTGTAATTGAAGCACTTGATACGATTGTTGAATCAAGTAACCATAACTTTATTACAGATATTCCTGTCAGAGATCATATGTATCAAGGACAAACACCTCAAAGCTTTAATATGAAAAAAGTTTATAATCACTATCAAAACTTAACAACGGAAGAAAAACAAATTCTAACAGATGCTTGTAAGATTTGTTTGCTTGCTGGTGAAAAAGTGAAATTAGTTAAAGGCGAAATCTTCAATATCAAGATTACGACCCCTTATGATTTGAAAGTAGCAAATGCGATTATTCAGGAGCGGATAGCCAATGATTAATCAAGTATATAGACTTGTTTCAGAAAGACAGTTTGAAGTTGCCAATGTGGATGAAAGTTTAACGGATGATGTTGTAGTTGTAAGACCAACACATTTATCTATTTGCGCGGCAGACCAACGTTACTATACAGGTTCTAGAGGGAAAGAAATGCTATCTAAAAAACTTCCGATGGCTCTGATTCATGAAGGTGTCGGCGAAGTAGTTTATGATGCAACTAAAGCGTTTAAACCAGGAACTAAAGTAGTGATGATACCAAATACACCATTTGCCAGCGATCCTGTAATCGCGGAGAATTATTTGCAATCAAGTAAATTCCGTTCAAGTGGTTATGATGGTTTAATGCAAGACTATGTATTTATGCGGAGAGACCGTGTGATTGCATTACCAGATGATATTAATATGAAA
The nucleotide sequence above comes from Listeria ivanovii subsp. londoniensis. Encoded proteins:
- a CDS encoding DUF6020 family protein → MSVLNKKRVIVGVLLLLSSFFMIGYYSDSLKVNVSWLVFLSSLIVLYFRQVKNFQFQWSASITAVILSLFWMASSYNGGPYGGNFLFNSIILIATFFAITAFVLLLIQELKTEYKIQNQNKPKWTLFALFSLIPFFVWMMSFLAYFPAKMTFDSYFQWAMAHGVRQYSEWHPMLHTLWIQATSFIYNSPASYIFSQIVVVSLIVGYAIYTLVKMGASKWIGLAISIGYAIYPVAMIYSATAWKDFPFAAFILLFTVLILKIVQSNGQWLKNWWHFAAFILVAFICINLRNNGIMIVVVSLVVLLIFMKNYRLIIGGVLVGTLGLNFLFGFVMTNGLHAQSNPLNQALAIPSQQIGATFYNDGDFTPELKEYFTSILPEENWKKDYNPYTVDPIKHDAEYDATVIEDDFGLYLKNWFKLLTHNFGIYVEAYLDQIAVIWQFDSPDDYKVFFDTPADIQDTRYDVKAFAHYFPDGLSEEEMNKLGYKKYEEEYKSVTGKEAISYNEYKERIKDSIQPLISETKSASIKKIMDGIYMKTTQEWQNYLLKGAIPLLFLIIAIASVCFQSSKKRLLIFAPVIMAVITIAVAMPATDYRYCYSFVFTVPIVFFATKLRIIEKNEI
- a CDS encoding glycosyltransferase family 2 protein — encoded protein: MNLNEKVAVLLPCYNEELTIGKVIDDFKKKLPNADIYVYDNNSKDRTFEIAQEHGAIVRKEMRQGKGNVVRSMFADIEADYYLMVDGDDTYPAEYCHEILEALRNKEANMVIGDRLSNGTYTEENKRNFHDFGNSLVRNTINRIFKSNLRDIMTGYRGFDRYFVKTMPVLSPGFEIETEMSIHALENRFLVKEIEIDYRDRPEGSESKLNTFSDGFKVIMTIIKLFKNSRPFLFFNLLASLFVIIGVIIGLPVIIQFAQIGLVLKFPSALLATGIILMGMLFFICGLILDTIAHRNRQIYFLELVKYRERNPID
- the galU gene encoding UTP--glucose-1-phosphate uridylyltransferase GalU, whose protein sequence is MKVKKAVIPAAGLGTRFLPATKAMPKEILPIVDKPTIQYIVEEAVESGIEDILIVTGKGKRAIEDHFDSVPELESNLREKNKLELLHLIEETTNINLHFIRQSKPKGLGDAILQARGFVGNEPFIVMLGDDIVQAKTPCAKQLIQQYEKTHSSIIGVQTVPHDETYRYGIIDPIDEYSKDLYNVNGFVEKPDPSAAPSDLAILGRYLLTPQIFDFLETQKPGAGGEIQLTDAINSLNEIQRVFAYDFEGERFDVGDKFGFIKTTMQFALKHPEIKDDVAKLVDELYAEIHAKTKK
- a CDS encoding 2-C-methyl-D-erythritol 4-phosphate cytidylyltransferase — encoded protein: MIYAQILAGGKGTRMGNVSMPKQFLPLNGKPTIVHTVEKFILNTRFDKILISSPKEWMNHAEDNIKKYISDDRIVVIEGGEDRNETIMNGIRFVEKTYGLTDEDVIVTHDAVRPFLTHRIIEENIDAALETGAVDTVIEALDTIVESSNHNFITDIPVRDHMYQGQTPQSFNMKKVYNHYQNLTTEEKQILTDACKICLLAGEKVKLVKGEIFNIKITTPYDLKVANAIIQERIAND